TAAGGCAGCATCATTTTCTCATAAAGAATTTCTTGCATGAGAAGGTATGCCATCTCTTAGTTTTCATGCCCCTAGCTATCATTTTGTAATTCTGCCACGGAGCATAATAGACAAAAAATGGAAGGCACATGGGAAAACATGAACTTAGAGTGCACTTTTACATCGCTCATGCGTTAAAAATATGTCACATGGTTACTGTAAACCTATATAGTACATGGTGCTGGTTGCTCGAATGCCCGTTCGTTTTTAAAGTTACTTGAAGCTCCAGACATCAGGCTGAGTGCTAAGGGTCTTTCTCAGCATGCTTCAACATGGTTACTGTTGACAGGTAACTCTGTCGTTACACATGAAATTTCCGTTTGCCCAGATCCCACAATCACGAAAGATGAGTTTAACTGTAATATTTGACGCTCTCAAGCTCAATTGAGTGAGGCGCACGCCCGCAAAAGCGAGAAATCAGGCCGCTGGGCTTGACCTCTAACAAAAGAATTAAGATGATACTGCTTCCTCAAAGAAGCAGAGGGAAGCAATGAACTGCAAATATCAGGCAattctcagtaaaaaaaaaaatgaaactaccctcgcatcgccaacagttcgaatttgttaataatctgtcctcacactatttcacaaatatgcgcacttcaacagaactacctcatttcaactcgatgtctcatcccgcacgtcgaaaagattatataatcagtttagtttcgcaagaatatatggtgacacattggcttttaactcatctgcattaccacgagccatcagattatggattgatctgccagacaacatcgcttccgcgtctaatctagaatctttccattctaaactcatcacatatttcactgaaaccgtcatttagcacacctacgttcaagtctattattgttctttgctttgctgctacactcgtgccattcggatgttttcttacttatgtttgcttgccatgtttccgtgtttgccttaatcgcgctttgtttccacgttcggtgagcacattatcctgtattgtagtgaattattttgcgtcgcgtacgttttcttttgtttcctttggttattaatgcactgtattatatctttttttcgccctccttacacaatgcccaatgggcctgtaaggaatttcaaataaaaaaaatataggcAGACAATGATAGATGTTATCAAAGGATCAGTAATTGACCTACTTAATGCCGATTTAGTGCATGTCCGCCCACTATCACAAACACGCTCATGAAATATTCACGGCTTTCTGTGCCGCCCAAATGCAAAATCTGTATAAAAGTTAATGTGCAGTTGTTAGGAAGAATTGTCTTAGGAATGTTTTCATATGACTTTTCGAAATTTTGGGTAACACACGTAGCGCGTCTGAGTTCTTTCACTTGTACAAAATAAAAACGCAAGCCCAGGTTTCAGACTGAATGACAAATGAAAGAGTATACTCCTGAGAAAATGTactctactgctgcagaaaacaatgTTACGCTTCACTGCCTATTATTAGTGCAGAAATTTTCCTATCTCTATTTGCATTTTTTTAGGCGATGACTGCGTCTTTAGCAGACAGGTGGATTTATCCGAAGTCGGTATTTTGATCCTGCCTTTCACCAAGAGCCGAAAGCAGCTACATAAAAGGAGAAGCGCATTGGCGTCCGGCTTCCCTGCCATTTCCTAAGCAGCCACAGCTCGGCTTATCAAAAGGACCGGAGTGCGAATggatgtgaaaataaaaaaagaaaatggttgGAGAGGACAATAATTATCCTTTCTTTAAAATTCTTCAAAATTGTCCTgcgcagaagcgtcgtgcttccagCTCTCCCTTTAAGTCCTCCGTTCCCCAGGTCAAAACTAAAAAGGGCCTTTTATATTGTCTTCCAATTCAGATACGCTAGAAGAAGTTGTTACAGCCTCTATTCTCGAATAATCACCATGGCAGGTGCAAAGGTTCTCCAATAGAATGGCCGCTCTATTGCATCTTCTCTACctgatttaaaaattattttatccTGTCATAACCCAGATGTTGTGCTCTTGCACAAAATTTTGCTCACCCCTGTAAAGCCATTTTCGTGAAAAAGATGTCTTTTCCGAGCGGACCAGATAAATGATAGAGGCGACAGGTTAGTGACCCTGATTTCATCAAAATTGTGTCACCGGGCATTAATAAGTAAAAAAGTAAAGCTttctgattgcgagcttctagTTGTTGATCTCACTTTGCCGCAATGTGCTATCGTCCCTGTCGCTAACGTCTATTTTCCAGCAGGAGTATGCAGAAGGGACtacctagacagcttacttgccAACTCTAGCAGGGTCAACATTGCAggggacttcaactcacatcAAGTCGTCTGAGGTTCCTAGACTGATTCACATGGACAGATGTTATGGGCATGGACGCCGGAAAATGATGCACGCTGCGGGCTCCACTCCTTAGTGGGGGGCTGAGAATGtcacagtatggtatggtacagtgtaTGGTATGTTGGGTGTAGTAGCTCAAAGCTGCCCACGGGCACTACATCTTAGTGGGGGGCTCAAGAAATATTGGCTATGACGTCACAACGAGAGGCGACATCTTGGATTTGGGAAACAGAAACTATGCGgccattttgtcccctgacgtcgTAATCACGTGGTTCCTCTGTTATCTATTATACTTGACCGTGACGGCATCATTGGCAGCCGAATTTGGCCGCCATCTTCAATTTGAGATTCCGAAACTATGTCTCCATCTTTGAATATCACGGCATAATTACGTGGTTACACTTCTGTTTTCCAGAATAGATTTTGGCGTCATCATTGGCACCCAATTttggccgccatattggattaTTTATGGCGTCATCAGTTAACATTATTGGCCGATATCTTCGATTTATAAGTGACATCaccaatcaccaattggatatgTCAGTGActtcaccaatcaatcaccaatttgaTACAATGATGACGTCGCCAACCAATCACGAATTGGGTTTCTAAATCAAATTACTATgcaggccgccatcttgaattcctcacACTGAAAAGTTCACCCCAAAGGAAGGTGGTAGcagtttcaccttgaatgcagctagaggtaaaccatgagcataactggtcgTAATCAGGTTCagcacatgacgtcagctacagcagcgacaccagcggctattacaccaactatctcgactttgacttTTGACCTGCGGTTAAGCAGGGAAGCGTCTGCAAGCATCGcgtgcgcaggtcatgaaagtgggttctgcataaaacgccgctgcactttgatgcgttcagcggaacgctaggtgtgatctttactgtattttttcttttgtttttacatTCACAAAAATTCAGGGCAGCATTCACAGGAAGTGTCTGCTGGCTACTTAATATTCTTTCGGCTCTAAAAGTCATTTCCACTGCCCCTCATTTCCGGCAGTCTTATCCATAGATACAGTATCGGTTTCCTAaccgtctttttttcttccatagaGCAAACTTTCTTTGCCCAGATATGCGGAAATATCTGCAGTGTGTATGTATGCTTCATTGCTACAAGGAGCCGAACCTTTCATTCGGGTTATGATACGCTTGTGACCTGGCTAATGCGTTATGCTGAAACGGCTACAACCTTTAAGAGATTGAAGTAACGTCCCTTGGGTTTGGTGCGTTGGCCTGGAAAACATATGTCCTGGCACTTCCTAAAAGTGAAATCAGTTCTCCAGATTGTGATGTTTTTGTTCAAACAATAGCGTAAAAATTTATTTTGGTGTTTGATTACGCTTTCTCGTACGCTTTGCGTCAATTAAAACTCTATAATAATTCTCCATTTCAACAGTAAATAGAAAAAGCGCTAGAGGATCTCCCTCTCTGCATTTGCAGAGTTCTAGCGCATACATAACAATTTTCAGAAGTGCTTGGTTGTCCATACTGCGAGGCGCAGTCTGATAGCTGTCTGCACACGGCCTTGATTTTATTATTTGCTTTAAATCTATCATCTGTAGCCACAGGACGTCTGCTAGACGAAAAGTATCTTTCTTGATGATTATAAACTTCTAGTGCTGCCAATGTTCTAACGTTCTAACGGGTACAGATCGCACCTCATCGCGCTCACACTCTCACGTTCTCAAATTCGTTTTTCCTCGCACAGctgcagactggaacgacctttcgaACAACGTTGATATCATCACGTGCTCATCAGAGTTTGTTTAAAAGGCAAAAAATTTCCTGTTATTgtaaatatgttttttttatatcttgccaccccttatgtaacacccgtTACTAGGGTTTTAaggcaataaaatgaaatgaaatcttcGTGCTACATACACGCACGTCACGAATAGAGAAGCAAGCATTCACGCAAAGATAAAAGTACTTTTTTATTCCAGTAAGGTTGTCGGAATAGCACCTGCGGTCATAATAATTTCTCTTGTATAATTTAAATATCACCCTTGTTTCGTGTCTCCAGCTGGAAAACGCGTGTCTGGACTTAAATTTGACGCGATGAGCCTTCGTCTAGCCCCTTTTATCCAGCCACTTTTTCACTCCATGAGCGACCGCACCACGTACAATAATGGGCCAGATGTACTCGGCGTTGTCGGCACCCTCAGCTCCTTCTCCAGCAGCCACGGCTTGCAGCACTTCAAGGATGTCCTGCTGCTCTTCCTTGGTTGAATCCACACCTCTGCCTTGCAGGATTCGCCCCACCATCTCTAGTGTCTTGCCAGCTTTATCAAGAACCTCGGCCTCGGACTCTATTAAAGAAAAGAGCTCGTTTACTGTTTTAAACTGCAGGATATACGGATAACAGTGACCATCTCTAACGCTTTTGCTTAAGCACTCATGACCTGATAGATGAGCTTGACTCCTAATCTTAGCTTTTTTGTAAAATACGTTGTATCAGTGTTTAGTGAAACTGTAATTAGAATTGGGAATaagaacagaaaaataaaactgtTCATTTTGTTTCAAATTGCTTGCTTCAAATTCAAATATTACGGTGTCCAGTATGCGCGAAAAATGTCCTCGGGAGCGCCAGGCGGACAAGAACGACGCTAGCCTGTATAGAATGGAAACAATGAGCGTGAGTCGGCCACTTCTGTATTAGTGCTTATCTAGCGCAAGATAAGCACGATTACAAGACAGCCGAAAAGACAGCCGCAAGACAGACACACAGGATTGGAAGCCACTCCGTGGCACTTTAACCTGTGCACTACAAATAAGCAAGACCCGCATTAAATCAGGGCTTGAAGCCATAAGTTACTGCATCCAATCCACATGCGGTGAATACTCCGCGCCACAGAATATAGggtggaaaaaatatttttgtacaTTGTCCCTACCCAGCAGATATTATCAGGTTGGTAATTTGATTCTATATTAAGCGATCTTGAAAGAGAAAATGCTCTATGGTTCCACTTATAGGTACTCTGCAaagcaaaaattttaaatttttagATATATATGCCGGCCGACTGTATACCGTAATTTACGGTACTTTCGAACAAGCCGCATGTGCATTTTAATTTCTTTTGAAAATCTGCTGCGCTATACCTGTTGTACTTATGGAAACAGGCACATTGCGGACGTGCATTTATTTGAGCAACGTGTTTTGCGTACTATTGAAGGATTAATTGACATCAGAAAATTTCTATATTTGGAGCTGCTGCCCTTGACTTATATTGGTGTACGTGAACTTGTTTTATCTGCAAATATGACTACTTCGACTTAATTTTTTAAGCAACCAGTGCTGAACTGCAATGCCCCAAATTTCGAGGCCAGTCTCTTGTATTAGAGTACGTCGGGACGCTCGGCTGGAGTCAGAATATGCTCTTACCTTTCGAAAGGACGGGTTCTTGAACTGGTGGTGCAGGAGCTCTGTACGCAAATGCAACAAAAATAATCAACGTATGTCTTTCACGCAAATATATATCGAATTACAAAACTAGTGAAAGTATGTACTTACACTATGCCTCCATCTTCATCgcacataaaaaataaaataaaacaaatgccTCGTTACATACCACTTGCCACGAAGCTGCTTCTATGAATCACAATCACCTCTAGAAAAAGTATGACATTAAGTTTGAAGCGCCATTCTGGCAATGAAATGTATGCATCAATTTCTAGAGAGCGAGTATAGTCTGTACATTGTCATTCGAAGTTGCTTTATGTCCTAACGAAAACAGTCTGTCAATGTAGGATCAAGAAATCTAGTACCACAATCGGTCATATGCCCTGAAGGCATTCAACAGTGTAAAAATTACTCAATGTCTGCGATCTGGATTTTCATTTCTGCATATGAATGCGGATTCGTGacgattttatttttcttccagaAGCAGgtgatagcaaggcgggcgagttggtgatacatatattaaaaataacagcgcgaaaaacgggGACTACCAGGGTCCCGGCTTCCTTGGCTTCTCTGCGGCGATTGTCCTGTGTTTTATACCCTTGAaatccccgttttccgcgctgtttgtTTTTAAAGAAGCATGTATTTCCATATCGTTTCAAGAAGTACTAGCCCTCTGTGGTTACACTCACAGGCAACGGCGGTGATAGCCAAGAGGGTGAGCCACAGGCTGGACCTCATGCTGCGTCGATTGGCAGGGCAGAGTCAGGAAAGGCTTGGTAATGGTCTCTACAGCGAACGGAAAAGCATTTCATGTTTTGTGCCTCTGTATCGGCCCTCGTGTAGACTAGGTGCTGAAGGTTGTGAAAAAATGCCGTGCAATTGAATGGCTTATAAAATACTCCAATTATTTTTATCAGTCTTTGGGATAACCATCGGCAAAATTCAGTAAAATGCACTGACTGGTGTTCTAATCGGCGCGTTTTTTTAGAAAACTAATGGCACAAAGAATAGGCCTGAGCATGTACTTGGTCATTTCTAGGCATACTTGACAGTCAATTAGAAGCTATAACTCCACTGAGCATAGGTTTCACCAACGACGCAAATCACTGCCAAGAGTCTTGAAAGATCTCAATACGATTAAGCACTGAGAACCCTTTTAAAACACTCAAGACAATACGTAACGAGCCTACTCAGCCAGCTTTTGTAAATTTTGCTCACTCTGGTGCGTACGTATGACAAGGGCAGTCTGTTCACAGCAAACGAGGACACGTACTTACCGTTCGTAGGCTTCTAGTGTCCACGAGCTATGATTGCGTTGGGACGTTCTGACTTCTTTTATATATGCCCTAGCCTGACATCGGGTTGGGAAGCTATCTTCAGACAATCGATGGGGTTTTTCCTATTTTGCTCTTTGACCAGTGGAGAGGAATCATTTATCAGTTCGTGTTGACCTAACACACGCATACATACTTTGTTTCTAGTCATTCTGGAAAAAAATTGCCTCAACGGAAAGAAATGCGTTCCAACTGGTGGCGCAACTAAAAGCGGCAACATGTGTCCAGAAAAATCCTTTAGGAAGTGAAAATGACAACGTTTTGTCGCAGCTTCGCAACGGCATGCGGAGCTGAGGGTTGGGTTTGTTTCGTTTCGTTTATAGAATTTAacagcccaaagcgactcaggctatgaaggatgccctgctggagggctccgggtattttcgaccacgtggggttctttaacgtgcactcacaacgCATATTActcaggcctctagcatttcgcgtcTATggcaacgcagccgccgcagcattTTTGAACCCACATCTTTTAGTACAGCAGCCAAGCACAGCGGCTGCGCAGAGCTGAGGGTTTAATGCACAACAAATCCCTAAGAGACACATTACTCTATAATGCATGGTAAGTTTATTATTGAAAACTGCAAATTTTAAATACTGGTATTTAATGTTCCGAAGTGACACGTTTGTTATGAGGGCCGGCGCGCGGCTGCATCCAGGCAATTGTTTTAAACAGTTTACTCCTTTGCCCATCTTGTCCCATGCGCCCTACTCTCGGTGCGGCCTCGATTGCCGCTCAAATGTAGGTGCTTTTTTAGCGCAAGCTACACTGTCCGAGATTGAGCAgcttcgcgtggctcctggagagccgtgctgcgcatgcgcgaggagcagtgtcgtcacacggcgcacagctggcgcgccgggccgccgccgccgcgtgcgCCTCACCGGTCTGCGCATCccctggaaaccgcaccacgtgaccgaccaagTGACTGGTCGCGTGACCAAACGCGTGACCAACCATGGCGCTGCGCCGTCTGCAGCTGCTCTGCACGAAGTGACCGACCACGAGGCCAACCACGTGGTCAACCCCCCAGCCCACCCAGCACCCTTTCCCCCAGCCTCAGTATAGAATCCTGCCTGAGACACTTGCATGAATTATGTCACCATTTTAGATGCAGGCACAATATTCGGAGCACCTTACAGATTTCCTGGGGAAGAGGCTAAAACTAAGAACTAAGACGCGCCATCGAATGAAACGGATTTATGCCCTAAAGAACGGGGCTTCAACCACAGAGAGTTAATGACTGACGAGGCCTTGAGAGCGAATGTAATACGTTTTGCTTCATTGAGCTCCCACTAAATCTCCTTTTTACCTGAAGAAAGACTAACCGCGCCATTTGATGAAAACTTTGCCGTTTTTAACTCATCTCCGCCTGTGATATTTTATCTGTTCAGGGGCGATCATGTCTTTCGAAGTGTTAGGCCGGCATTAATTGCAGTTAAGTACTCCGAAAGTTTACTTTCTAATATACTGCCCAATTATTTGACTCAGGCCTTGCCACTTTCTGTGGGTGCCAAGTACTGCGAGCACATGCACATTCAAACTGACGGCTCGATTACATAAATAATATTTGCCTGGACTTTTCAAAGAGGCCACTAAAAGCTGGTCTTTTCGGCACTGGGCTTTCCAATCCGGTCGCTTCAGCAAGTCTTCATGTAAGTGCTAGGTGCTCTGTTCAATGTTACTCTGTTCAATGTTACAGAAAGGAAAGATTTTTCTCGAAAGCAATGCAATGTGGCCACAATCGTTCCATGGAGTACGGTTTGGCCCTCCTCTCATGGCAACCTAGGCAAAGTGCCGATCGGAGGCCGAAATATTTAGTAAACGCTGGAAGGGATGGGAATATATGCACCGTTCCACACGGGCTAGAGCGGTGGCCTTCTCTCTCAGCGGCGCCGCACGCTTCAAGATGGTTCCCGCAAACTCTTCGCCTTTCTGAGTGTGTTGGAATCACTCAAATAATCCTACCCCGGGCAGGCGACGCAGTGCACGGGGAAGCTAGCACGCGAATAGTATATTTGTGAGGGCACTACGAACACAGCTGCGCGTCTATAGAAATGAGGGTTTGGTGTAGCTATTCTGTTTCAGTCACTGTTCTTGAAGGAAAATAGGCAAGCACGGGAGAGAGCGAAATGTTTTAGAGGAAGTCATGTCTTCAGTAACCTTCGGTAGTCCCCGAATATCTTAGCGTTCAACTGCCGACTGCGGCACACGTGCTTTCCGTACTGTCGTTTATGTTTGTGTTTAAAATGGACATCCCCTGTTCTCTTGCTGTCGTTCATTAATCGTCATAAAGTAGTGGGTGTCGCTACACGTCCTCCAAGAAATGAAGGGAGCATCGGTTTCTGCCGGATACCTTGTTTAAAGTTTAATTGATGGTAATGAACACTAAAGAGGGCTCAAAATTATATAAATGAAAATTTATTCACGCTCAACAAAACAGTTTTATAAAGTATGGTCACTTGAGGGCAGCCAACATAACGCCACAGACGTCAAAGATTCTTGACAGGTGCACCTTATTGATAATTCTCGTTCAAATCTTATGTGCGATGCGTGAAAAGGAATAATTCTTGTATAAATGTTCTATCAGCTAATGCTGTCTGTACGGAAATATCACGTCGTACACAGATGCGTTCACTGAAGCAATAATATAAGGAGCTCTTTCTTGCCTTCCTGGGATAACTTTCATTTGTGACCGCTAACACGTAAAAAacaattgtacgagaaataaagggcATTGGAGACCattcaaaaatttgttttttgccGCATTCAAAGCGACTAGCGACACCGCTGAAGATCATTCAGTCTCCGCGAATATTGCACTTAAAACCATATATGTGAAAGACGCCTTTACATACTTTGTTCCTAACATCTCGCCATCTTGCCAGAAGGCCAAAAACATGATTCCATGCAACCCTTTTCACTGAATATGGCTACCTTCTGCGAGGCCCTGCACCAGGGCCAAAATTATCTTTTTTCGCTTATGCCAGCGCTGCCATGAAGTGCGGGTGGCTAGTCATGTAGCTCAGAAGTCCGGCATACCCACTAAACTAAAAATACTTTTACTTTTGTTCAAGAAGATTAAAAATCACTAAGAACAAAGAAACATTTATATTCGCAGCTTCATTACATGTCCTAGCTCTCCCTGCCTTATCATTATATCAACCAGAGCCAGTATGACGGGGATCAAAACTTGAAAGCTACAATGTATATAGGTGCGGGACAAGCAGGACTGTGTTCTGGCGCATAAATGGCTGTCCTGCTGAAACCATTGCTGCATCTTCGACCTGCTCCCGCATTTAGCCTAACGCGCACAACTCTGCCACTCATCACGGAACTATAGCCATCTGCCTTGAAGGTTCATAATTAATAGAAACTGTTGCAGCAGAGTTTTGCGCCTAGGAAAAGACGACAGCTCACAATCTTTGCGACTTCCTTTCTAAATTTTCGAGAGGCGTTCCCTTATCCTATCATCAATGCTTGTGAACAATTATGCTCGCTCACGCTATCGTTGTTGTCCAGGGAACCAGCAGACATCTTTTAAATTTCGTCAAATTTCTGAGCACATGCTTTCCTGACCACATTAACTTcgtctctttttctttcattgccaCGCGCCGTGTTCCTGCAATGTTTAGCACTGAATCATGCGCTCTTCTGGCGCTCTGTCTTAGTTTTATTCTATTTCTATAGCATACATATCTGGAGTAAGAATAATTGCAGTAAACGACCAGCTACACCATAAAACTTTTGGTTGAGCAGTACAATTTATTAGTGGATTGAGCGAACTTTAACATGCAGGACTTTTAGCCTACACACACAGAAAAGCAAAGCGTTAGATTACACATCTGGAAACCTATCATGTTCACACGGTACTCAGAGCGGCACAGAAACTTAAGTAATGCAAGCAGATTCGTTTATGTTTTTGTTCATAACACATTTCTGCCATAGAAAAGAGGCGTAGTATTCTCTACAATGCTATATGTAATAGACTTCTTTGTCATATGTCTCAAGCGTATTTGAGCTTTCAACTAGTGTACATTTGTTTAAAATCTCAATCActgtgtacgtgtgtgcgtgtgtttctgTGGCTGAGTACGCACGGCCAGAGCCAAGTTGGCATTTCAGCATAAAAAAAATGCCTATCTTAATTTCCCAGTGCGATATGCCACCGCACGTGTTACCTCAGACAATATATTGGCCTTCGTTCACTTTTATGTTATCAGCCAAGCAGTGTCTTACCCGCTCAATTGAAACCATCCCCGGACGTGTAATGTAAATGTGTTCTCTGCAATGGTCAGACAAACATTCTACAGGAACACACCTTATTGGGCCAGATGATGCATTGTAATAAGAAAATAAACCAACCAAAACGACTCACACAGGAAAATGAGAAGAAAGCAAACAGGCTGGAATATCATTATTTTATTTGAGAGTTCGGGGTTGAAATATATGCCAGGCACTCAGTCAAATAACCCTCTCACAACCGTCATCACATAAACCTCCCACCGTGGACACAAAATTTAGAATGACCTTAACACCTTATATCTTGCGATTGATCTCACAGTCACCGTTGCCTCATTCTAGCGCAAGAACATCTCTGCGAAAGCAGCGTTATAGGCGCTGTTTAGCGAGACAATATCAGTGGCTTTTTGGTACAGCATACGTATCGCATTCTGAAAGGGACTGTTTCGATTCCCACTGACGCCTTGTATCCACCAACTCTCTAATGGGTAGAAGATTTCTTCCTGCTTCGCGATCAGCTTTTCCGGGTTATATGCTTGGAAAAAATGTCTTTGAAAAGCCGTTGCGTTGACGGGTCAGCGATTATATCCGCCATCAAATAACTTAAATCCTCCTATTGCGGCAAAGGCCACTTCTGACTCTACTGTGACTCTAGTATCTACAGTCATAACCATGACCAATATAACCCAGCAGGACCTAACGCTCCAATTGAATTCCTCTGGTGTACTCCCAACTGACGTTTTTTAGATCAGTGTGTGTTTATATTAACGGTTCATTTGCTTAAGAGGCCATATGTTAGTTTGCTGTTATTGCCGGGCTAATTACATTACATAAAAAACAAGCAATTAGCGAAAGAAAATTTTTGTGGGAAGTAACTACATGTGCAAAGGCAAGCAGGGAGTTTTTGCGCCCGTGATGTACTGCGTTCCCGCCGCAATAGCAGGGGAAACAGTGATTTTCTTCCCACTATCACAAAACAGCATACCAAAGCATTTCAGAATTTATCATGTCACTTCGTTCTATTTAGTTAATTACTTTTATAGTAATTTCAAAAAATTAGGCATTCATCCCCGCATTCAATTATAACTTATGATTGAAAATACGGTTTATACTTTTTAAACAGAACTATACAGAACAGAACATGCCAATGTATTCTGggcgctatttatttattttttttatttttgctattgGCAAGTTG
The Amblyomma americanum isolate KBUSLIRL-KWMA chromosome 3, ASM5285725v1, whole genome shotgun sequence genome window above contains:
- the LOC144124762 gene encoding uncharacterized protein LOC144124762, producing MRSSLWLTLLAITAVAYGGIVAPAPPVQEPVLSKESEAEVLDKAGKTLEMVGRILQGRGVDSTKEEQQDILEVLQAVAAGEGAEGADNAEYIWPIIVRGAVAHGVKKWLDKRG